The genomic window CGTAGATCCATTCGATCGCCAAGAGTGGGAAAGAGGTGCAGTAACACTAACGGAAATACACCTCACAGCAAATTTCGCCTGCCTCACTGACAATGTGCTCCCCATAATTCAAGCTATTGATAACAATCTGACCAAGGGAAAGCAAAGAACCATTGAGTCTTGCATTACGCTTAATAATGGAGTCCAACGTCGCTCAACAACAGACGCTCTAACAATTTATGACAAATCTTTAGAGCTTCAAGACCGCTTTAAGACACCTGGCGAATTCCAAACGAAGTTGATAGACGAAGCCAGAAAAGGAATAAGAGCGGAAGTGAAACTATATTCCCAAGGGCTTAAATCACTCAAATTGGAATATGTAATGAATTGGGTGAACGTTGATATTACAAATATATACTTTAAGAAATTCAACAAATTCAACATTCTATCCGCGATACAGATATTGGAAACTAACGATAAACTAGCGTTACTTAGTCGAGCAGAAGCAATAACATATCAATTTTGGCTAAGCGGGCGCGATATACGAGAACAACTAAGCCGCACAACAATATGGAAGCAAGCAAAGTCAATTATAAACAAGATAGGAATTGACATTCGTGGTCATTGTCGCCCTGCCGCAAATGCCAATATTGATCTAACAAAAATATTTTCGCGAGAGAATATCCTGCCCATCCCCGAATGGGCAATTGACACCGTGTACTACTTTCCCCCGAATCAATTAAGCTTTCGAAGACCGCTGCGAAGATTTAGCAACCTTGTCGTGCAAGCTAAAGACACTGAATGACAGGAGTTTAATTGCTGGACACAAATCATTTGGTATCAACTGCTTCTTTCTTCACTATTAATCAGGTCAGCACCAGTTGATACCAAGAAGAAATGAGCGCGCAAATGAAACAACTGCCCTTACATGATGGGTAATATTAGGCAGCTGATTGAAGGAGTTGAGACAAACCTTAATTCAGTGGCTACATGGCGCCTAACCCATCATTTTCGCATCTCTATGACGTGAAATATAAACAAAAACAGGCGCAGGCAACGCCAATTTAGCTGATACACATTGGCTATACACATTCAAAGTGAAAAGAATATTCCTACCATCTGTAAATGAAGGAATTCACTCGGGCTTCATTTATCAAAGTCTGTTACGAAAGAAGTTGGGTTTGAGTCTGGTAGGTACGTTGTAGTGCGCTTTTTAGATAGCGGATCGATTTTGATCATACTGATTCTCTTAAGACGATATAAATTATTCGTGAACAGTCAATAGAAATAGCCACTGAGCCTTTATGAAAACGGTAAAGGATACGCCATTACTCTTTAAGGCAGATTTTCAAATAACTCAGGAAGAAGAAATCGCAACAAATCGTAATGTGTTTCATCTCCAGCGTATTCTGGATCTTCTTGCTTGATAGCCGCCTTATAAGCCTTCACGCGAATGTTCCAACGACCGGATTTATCCTCACTGATAAGCTGCTCGCCACGCTTATAAACGCCCAATGCAATGCGGAAAATGTGCAGATAAGGTTTATGGCCAGTCGCTATTCGGTGGGCAACCTCAATAAATCTGGTATATTTCCAACCAATTACCTTGCCATGTTTTGCTGAATATAGGGCATTAATAAGTATCGCGTGTAACTGGCTTTGATAAATAGGAAGAAAAAACCCAACTGCCCGAAATTCTCGACGAAAGTCTCGCCATTTAGTCCCTATACGATCTGGCTCATCAACGGTACTTATCCAGGCTGCTTCAAAGCGATCTCGAAGCTTGCTCATCGCCGTTAAATTTGCATGGATGAGGGTATTTTTCGCCGCATCGTAGTCGAAGAAGAAAGCCTGTTGTTTGACGATGTTCAGTGTCAGCTCATGGAATGAGACCATTGCTCGTCGTAGAGGTGAAATACCATTTGAGGATGCTGGCTCTGTCCACGCGCAGCTTAAGAGAAATTCATTTGCATGTACTGAAGCTGCGGCACTTTCACCGGAGACGATGAACGCATTTTGATTATTATTGTAAAACACATCGTCTTGAAGTAAGCGTCGGCAATCATCGTTAAAGTCGGCAAAAATCCAAAATAGCAACCCACCTTCTCGTTGGTAGAAGCGGCGACGTTCAACAATTACGTCTAAATACGTCGTCGATAATTGGATCTCAAAAACGATCTCAATTCCGTTGTAAGTAGCACGAACATCGGGCTGACGCCAATCACCAGAAAGAGTATCAGTCCATCGCTTCTCGACACGGATGTTGGAAAATAGACTATCCGCTGCCAGCGAGGCGACGACAAACTCTTTCATCTGAATATGACGGTCACTCTCTTTAGCGCCATTGTATTTGCGTGCATCAATTTCATCCCTCGACAACTCACCACTTGAAATCTGCGGACAACGTCCATCCTCTAATACATGTTTGAAGTAGAAAAGGCGACTAACCCGATGCATTGTAAGCGTCCAACAGATCCGTCTAGCATTTATTCCTAAAGCGCATTAACAAGGCAGCGGTAGCAGTTCATCAATCCGGCTGTTTGGATGCGTCGGTAATTTTTCGAGTGTGCCTTTAAGCCATGCCAAAGGTTCTATGCCATTGGCTTTCGCGGTGGCGAGCAGGCTTTGAATGGCGGCAGCTTGTCGGCCTGCTCGTTCAGAACCGGCGAAGAGCCAGTTCTTTTTGCCAATGGCAATAGGGCGAATGGCGTTTTCAATCGGATTATTGTCGATTGGCAGATGACCGCTATTGGCGTAGCGTTCAATCGCGCTCCAGCGTTTGAGGCTGTAGTCGATGGCTTTGGCGAGACTGCTGCCATCGGCGCTCTGTTGGCGTGTGTGAATCAGCCAGGCATGCATCGCTTTGAGTTCTGGCAGCGCCTGTGTAGCACGTCGTTGTTGTCGTTGTTCGATACTGTCGCCTTTACCCTCGGCCTCAATGTGATACAGCTTTGCAATGCGTGTAAGTGCCTCATTGGCAATCGGATGCCCATTGGCGGCGTGCAGGTCGAAGAATTTGCGACGGGCGTGCGCCAGGCAGGCCAGTTCGGTGATGCCCAGCGCGAACAGGGCTTTGTAGCCGGCATAATCATCCACCATAAGATGGCCTTGCCAATGCCGCAGAAACGCGCGCGCATGACTGCCACTGCGTCCGGTTTGGAAATCGAACACGATGATGGCAGGCTGGTCTTCTAAGGCATTGCTGCGATATGCCCATAGATAGGCACGCTTGGTCTTACCATTGCCGGGGTCGAGCAGCGGCACCGGGGTTTCGTCGGCATGCAGCACTCGTCCTTGCTTGAGTATTTCTGCCAACCGGTCACTGAGCGGTTGCAGGGCGACGCCAATACGTCCTACCCACTCGGCCAGTGTGGAGCGGGCAATGCCAACACCGTGTCGACTGCTGATTTGCTCAATCCGATACAGTGGTAAGTGATCGAGATATTTTTGAATTACCACCCATGCCAATAATCCTGGTGCCGCCAGACTACGATCGATCACTGCCGGGGGAATGGCTGCTGCGGTGACTGTCTCACAAGCGCGACAGGCGTATTGAGGGCGAATATGCCGATGCACAAAGAAGCGTGCTGGTTCGACGTCGAGTTGTTCACTGATGTCTTCACCGATCTTGATCAGGTCTTTGCCGCATTGAGCGCAGGTGCAGCTTTCTGGCTCATGACGATGTTCAATGCGCGGCAGTTCCGCTGGCAGTGGCCTACGTCCGGTAGGGCTTGGCTTACG from Undibacterium parvum includes these protein-coding regions:
- a CDS encoding phage/plasmid replication protein, II/X family, encoding MKPNLPLQKPNIHIDKIRMRVHCVHTPLGKSMFIDQDDLGLLPCSSTPMQISLIDEWDTMYVRSMQVCNATGMAEVLEIHCCPPLVLQRHNLFGHANLQSYVNVILEQLTQRLGIDVDPFDRQEWERGAVTLTEIHLTANFACLTDNVLPIIQAIDNNLTKGKQRTIESCITLNNGVQRRSTTDALTIYDKSLELQDRFKTPGEFQTKLIDEARKGIRAEVKLYSQGLKSLKLEYVMNWVNVDITNIYFKKFNKFNILSAIQILETNDKLALLSRAEAITYQFWLSGRDIREQLSRTTIWKQAKSIINKIGIDIRGHCRPAANANIDLTKIFSRENILPIPEWAIDTVYYFPPNQLSFRRPLRRFSNLVVQAKDTE
- a CDS encoding DUF6035 family protein, which gives rise to MHRVSRLFYFKHVLEDGRCPQISSGELSRDEIDARKYNGAKESDRHIQMKEFVVASLAADSLFSNIRVEKRWTDTLSGDWRQPDVRATYNGIEIVFEIQLSTTYLDVIVERRRFYQREGGLLFWIFADFNDDCRRLLQDDVFYNNNQNAFIVSGESAAASVHANEFLLSCAWTEPASSNGISPLRRAMVSFHELTLNIVKQQAFFFDYDAAKNTLIHANLTAMSKLRDRFEAAWISTVDEPDRIGTKWRDFRREFRAVGFFLPIYQSQLHAILINALYSAKHGKVIGWKYTRFIEVAHRIATGHKPYLHIFRIALGVYKRGEQLISEDKSGRWNIRVKAYKAAIKQEDPEYAGDETHYDLLRFLLPELFENLP
- the tnpC gene encoding IS66 family transposase; this encodes MDIATKLAQFNADPALTQWVMAQLNGAGLAQAEKAALQDQLRRKEHDLHVKECKIQALTLELAYHKRLKFSAKAEAFTVQQRDLFLECEQSDLAAMQAELAQLSSATTPRKPSPTGRRPLPAELPRIEHRHEPESCTCAQCGKDLIKIGEDISEQLDVEPARFFVHRHIRPQYACRACETVTAAAIPPAVIDRSLAAPGLLAWVVIQKYLDHLPLYRIEQISSRHGVGIARSTLAEWVGRIGVALQPLSDRLAEILKQGRVLHADETPVPLLDPGNGKTKRAYLWAYRSNALEDQPAIIVFDFQTGRSGSHARAFLRHWQGHLMVDDYAGYKALFALGITELACLAHARRKFFDLHAANGHPIANEALTRIAKLYHIEAEGKGDSIEQRQQRRATQALPELKAMHAWLIHTRQQSADGSSLAKAIDYSLKRWSAIERYANSGHLPIDNNPIENAIRPIAIGKKNWLFAGSERAGRQAAAIQSLLATAKANGIEPLAWLKGTLEKLPTHPNSRIDELLPLPC